The DNA window TGTTAGAGCATATCCAACCCGAAGACTTGTGACACGGAGTATGAAGGTTGCAGCTCTTTATTTAAGTCTTAGGACTTGTTTGTCTTTAAGGTTTctttatattgatttaaaaaaatatatattttaggccTCTTGCAACACCAAACTGGGAATTTGTGTTACAAATTGAAGTTCAATTAGATATTTGTAGCCATTAAAGAATAATTGGGTTTTATTGTGTCTTGACCAATTCCAAAGATGCTTAATTAGCTTATTTTCTTCAGcaaaattatattcaaacaccaaattcaaaataaaacaaaagatcTTGTTTGAAGTTGGCaatttttatacttattttaaacaAAGCATTTattctgaaaaataaaaacttatttgatagaaaaagttaattatttagaCGGGTAAACTTGTAGtcgtcaaaataataataaattatatataaaaaaaattaaatattatgaataatttctctcataatagagttttatttttcgTTACACAAAAATAAGTGTTCTcgtctaataaaatattatgcgTTGACAAAACATGAACAATTTTTATGTGAGATATTGTTTCAATTTGTTCGTCAAAAGActccatataatttttgttgggagatGTAATAGAagtaaaatatttcatcaaaaatattgttatttggATGGAACGCTATTTACTATAAAGTTGTTacgaaaaatattgtattatagtAAGTTATTGCAATATGTGTCAGAAGAATGTTGAATTCCCAGctcatttatttttacattgttGAGGATGACTATTATCTGAAATATTTTACGGAATATTACTGGAATTCATCTAGGGATGAtatacgtttttttttttttttttataattaataaaaagtatgaattgattatatatataatcactaaatatttttatatatatcaaacatttaataaataaataaataaataataaattttattatgtaatatttaaataagaatattttaattaagattttgaaataattacTTGGAGCTTGTTATATAGTAAATTTtgtgaaataatataattttttcatacaattttatttgatgaaaaaaatgattattttagaggatatatttacaaattgattaaaatatattttagatttaaaatctaataaaatataaatttttaatataatttaatttataaattataagttaattattcattaaaaaaatatatattaacccaATTCATCAAACTAGCTTTTCTATCCCTTACTTTTCCAAGGGCTCGCCTTTCATCCACCATTGTACTCATTCTAacattcatctctctctctttctttgtCTCTGAAAATGGCTCAGGTAAATTTCTACAAGATCTGCAAACCTCTTCCAATTTGGGTTTTGAATCTTTCAAACTTCAATCGCCGCAACATCTGATTTTTTTCACCTGCAacatttaatctttaatttgcAGAAAGTGGTACTGAAGGTCATGACCATGTCTGATGATAAGAGCAAACAGAAAGCTATGGAGGCGGCTGCCGACATTTATGGTAAACTTCACCATCTATACCCATTTACTTCAATAGATTCGTTTAATTGTTTGGAAAAGATTATCGATTCTCCTTAAAAAGAACATCATGAATCGTTTTTACTGATTGATAGTCTGAAAATAGATGATTCTAAGAAACCGATGTTTTTTCTTTCTGATTTATCTGATTGGTGATTTCCCAACAAAACCCAGAAGTTTTCTATGGAATTGTATCTGTAATTGATGTTTTTCATGAGAAAATCTTTCTTTCTGATAAAACCCAGATTGTAATTCACCTAAATTGAAACAAAATGAACAATTTCTCAGCAGGAGAGGAAACATGTTGTGAATTTATTGGCAGGGGTTGATTCAATAGCGGCAGATCTGAAGGATCAGAAGCTAACAGTGATCGGAGATATGGATACAGTTGCTGTGGTGAAGAAGCTGAAGAAATCAGTGGGGAAAGTTGAAATCATATCAGTAGGGCCGGcgaaggaggagaagaaagaagaaaagaaagaggagaaaaaggaagagaagaaagaggaaaagaaggaagagaaaaaggaagaaaagaaagaagagaaaaaagaggagaaaaaatagaattactcttcttatttttcttcaattttcgACACTTTTTCATGAATCTAGTCACATTATTAtggaaaaatatcaaataacacTTCCAACTTTTGTGAATGTATCAATtgttcaattaattaataattcactCATTGAATTTGCTAAGCCAGGTTAGAAGCATTCATACTTTgactttaaaattttgtttgagtgGAGCACAAGTGTCATCTCTATCAATGATTGTGACCATGCATCTTCTCAAAGAAAAAATCAAGCCGGGTTGTAATATTTGAGAGAAATGTGAGGATTTGGATTACTAGAATTTAAACTCTAGAATCAATTCTGAAATACTTCTACTTTATAATTAAGCTTTTAATTCACAAGTTAATTCACAACTAATGTGCTTTTATAGGGGCGCTCATCTTTTTGGCTCccaaaaatagaatattaaaaacTTGTATACCTAATTTTTAGAGCTTATACACCCTATTTTGAACGCGAAACTAATGTGTTACTCATGTTCAATTCCGCTCACATTAAGATTTAAATCAATTTGAGCGGACAACCTGATATCTTTTCTTTAACATCAAAATGATTGTGTTATGACGCTATGTAAAGTTAGATTTATcattattagaatatttatcaattacattagttttaacaaaaatagAGTTATCAATGTGTTGAATATATCGACGTTAAGACACTTGTTAAGCTAAAAGACTCACGTCAATAAAAACAAATGTGAGAATTTAACCTCACATTACTAAAAGAAGTACATTAATTATAGAGAGAATgtgaaataatttgttaatctagttaataaaatatagtttgtGAAGTCTTAAGAAAATAATCCTCTAAcattattaaagaaatataaaaaaattaaagaattatataaaagcaatttctttaatttaagttaatttaaggattaataaaacattagttgaatttaaaatataactactTATTACTTCAAATGGTTAGAGAGGTTAAGACttctatattataatttttatttatttcaaatcttAAATTATGTGGACGGGGCAAACTATGAATTAACGACTTGTTCcggaatttttttttccatttaaatCTCACACAAAAATGAGTTATGTGTTGTGTTACCAGAATCTAGTGACCTCttgttaaacatttttaaatataattaaaaaaataattattttttttaagattaataatattttacaaatatttaatacaGTCAATTGCGAGCCTAAAAAAAATAGCATGgttacatttattaatatatgaaatgTTGATTGGGGAACAATAGATGTTAATGGTTAACAATGAGATGGTTATGATACAAAATGCTCGGAGTGAAGTGTCACAAGATTAAATACTGAAAGGTCAATTGGGGTCTCATCATGCGCAATTTTTGTGATATCTTGAAATCGAACTTAAAGAATCTTTTACTTGTTCGAAGTCGCATCGTCATGCGCACTCCACATAATGTCTAGAAATCTGTTGTCGAGAATCTTTCGTTGAAAGCCGCATCATCATGCACAACTCTTCAGACACATAAGACTTAACAACTGTctgtttctgaacttctagctaacactctattgaacagacaaacactgttcaacttataatactgAAATTTCACACAGAAAGCGTAGTAGATGAATTACAGAATTATCTTAGAGCAAGAATAAGCACAAcgcttaataatttttaattcgTACAAAGTGTTCGTGGGAGAGACGGAGATTGCAGCTATTGAGAGTTCGACCGTTCAAAGGTTTCTTCAAAAATCTGTCTTCGTCGTTGTACTCGGATCACCTTTTATAAAGATGTgcaccaacagtcgaatcttccttTTGAATACGTGTCAGCTATCCGTTGGACGCACGCTAGAAGTATGAGATCATACATACTAGTATATGCGCTTAATCATGGCGTGTAGGATCGTACTACAGAATATTCGGAAGAACGCAGTGTACGGAACAGTACATAACGTAGGTTTGAGGAATATTTGAGTACGTGAAAGACAAGCATTTATAGTGTGTTAAGTTGTTTTGGCAGACGACTGATAATGAATAATGCCGATTGCCAAGTTGATGAGCTGAGTAAATAATTAGATGTTTCTTCAGACGACAACTGAAGCAATGCATCAAATGCTTCTTCAGACGGCGGCTGAGgcaagacgtctgctcgcgcgcTTTGTCAAACAACCCGTCTGATAAAGTTAGACGACGTATGcacgcgcacttcttcagacaacccgtcTGATTAAGTTAGACTacgtctgctcgtgcacttcttcagaaAACCCGTCTGTAGAAGCTAGACGACGTttactcgcgcacttctttagaaaacccgtctgatgaagttagactacATCTGcttgcgcacttcttcagacaacccgtcTGTAGAAGCTAGACGGCGTCTGcttgcgcacttcttcagacaacccgtctgatgaagttagactacGTCTGcttgcgcacttcttcagacaacccgtcTGTAAAAgctagacgacgtctgctcgcgcttgcTTCAAACTGAATCTGAAGACATACGTCTTTAGAGTTGTACCTGCGCAAAAACAATTTACACaacttaattttgtttagaCCACATCATTAatactatgtcgtattgatttaaacttattcacttaactttattaaaatattttcccttaattaattatttctcttttaattaattttcccttttctttatttaacttaacctaacaaaaatatatatatatatatatatatatatatatatatatataatcaaaacacttattaaaaaaggaaaattgaAAGGGATCATgaacataaaaaaaagaattaccTCTTATAGTACTTAGTCATCTCACTCATCTCGagcaaattatattataataatttctgTGTTAGGCCAGGAAGAGAATCACTCAAAAAACTTGgagaaatttctataaaatttttaatatcttaaaaaacaattacaagagttgttatctctctcttatttttcttcttatctAATGAGAGCAACATacactttatttatactaaataaaaaaacgcttaattttctaatttaatgaaatttattgtaaatattctattttcctcattattgcaaatattttgttttcctcaTCATTATAAATCTACCATTGTCTTATTAATGTAGATCTTCCACTTATTCATAAAAGTTGTAAGAGCTAGGAATAATCCAACATTTCCCCCCTTAGTCCTGCCGTGGTTCGAGATCACGAACACCGATCAACCTTCTTCGAACACAATATCGCGACTCACATGGATCTTGCCATTTTGTGGTTCGAGCAACATGTGTGCCTTACTTCCTTTTTTGACACCAAAATTGTCGTCTAACTTTTTCAGATGGGAAGTGGTCACCTTGGTGTGCGTTGTACACCCAAACACACGAAGGTGCGCTAGGTGCGACTTCATTCCAGTCCACATCTCAAATGGGGTTTTGTCTCGAAAACTTTGGTTGGAACCCGATTGAGAAGATAGACTGAATGACGAACTGTCTCCCCCCCAATATTTACTCTGGACTGTCATGCTTTTGAGCAACGACCTAGCCATGGCCATCATTGTTCGATTACGCCTCTCCACCACATCATTTCGAAACACTAGAGCTAAGTGTATAGTGCCTTGAAGGTATCGAAGCACCTGCTTTATGGCCTTGTGATGTATCTCAGTTTGCCTCTACATGAATCTACTGACAACACCAACATCATAAGAAAGATCTGGCCTTGTATGAAAGATATAGCGCCGACAACCAATGACTCTTCGATATTCAGTTGCATCAACTAGTTGTCCTCCGGGATCCTTATAGAGTTGAGCCCTATGCTCCATTGGTGCCTTTGTTGAGTTACAATCAAGCATTCCAAATTAGTTCAGCACCTTTTTAGCATATATTGTCTACTTGATCGAGACACC is part of the Impatiens glandulifera chromosome 1, dImpGla2.1, whole genome shotgun sequence genome and encodes:
- the LOC124936128 gene encoding heavy metal-associated isoprenylated plant protein 39, with protein sequence MAQKVVLKVMTMSDDKSKQKAMEAAADIYGVDSIAADLKDQKLTVIGDMDTVAVVKKLKKSVGKVEIISVGPAKEEKKEEKKEEKKEEKKEEKKEEKKEEKKEEKKEEKK